A single Sulfurospirillum tamanense DNA region contains:
- a CDS encoding FecR family protein: MRGLFLWLALGALTLLYAAVGSVTLVVGEAHVVRGEQTLNAVSGMTLLEKDSVNTQANGQVQMRFSDDTIISLGKNSSFSIDAYLNDAVAPQAKFGIAQGTFGVMTGKIGKIAPQNFNIQTKTATIGIRGTHFRGRTSEAGDVILCLSGMIQVVTLLGGASVDVPAGTLTYVIPGLPPSPPRPVGPADMEE, encoded by the coding sequence ATGAGGGGTCTGTTTCTTTGGTTGGCACTGGGTGCGCTAACGTTGCTTTATGCAGCAGTAGGGTCAGTGACACTGGTGGTGGGGGAAGCCCACGTGGTGCGAGGTGAGCAAACGCTCAATGCTGTATCGGGGATGACACTTTTGGAAAAAGACAGTGTAAATACCCAAGCAAACGGCCAAGTGCAGATGCGTTTTAGCGATGATACGATTATCTCTTTGGGAAAAAATTCAAGTTTTAGCATTGATGCGTACCTTAACGACGCGGTTGCGCCTCAGGCGAAGTTTGGTATAGCTCAAGGGACTTTTGGTGTAATGACGGGCAAGATTGGAAAAATCGCGCCACAGAATTTTAACATCCAAACTAAAACTGCGACTATCGGAATTCGTGGTACGCACTTTCGGGGGCGTACAAGTGAAGCAGGGGATGTGATTTTGTGTTTGAGCGGAATGATTCAGGTTGTCACCTTGTTGGGCGGTGCGAGTGTCGATGTGCCAGCGGGAACGTTAACGTATGTCATACCAGGCCTACCGCCATCACCACCACGCCCAGTAGGGCCCGCTGATATGGAAGAG